GTCTATCGGGTGAGCGAGTGGGGATTCAACTGGCTGCTGGGCCGATATGAGGCGGGGTTGAAGTGGGTGCTGCGTCACCAGGGATTCATGTTGGTGGTGGCCGCGCTCACGATGGTGGCGACGGTCTGGTTATACATGAAAATTCCCAAGGGCTTCTTCCCGCAACAGGATACGGGTGTGATGATGGGAGTTACGGAGGCATCGCAGGATATTTCCTTTGAAGCGATGGCCAAGCTACAGAACCAGGTCGCTGCAATCGTAATGGCTGATCCGGCGGTGGCGACGCTGGGATCGTTCATGGGATCTTCCCAGGGAAATTCGACCATGAACAACGGGCGCATGTTTATCACGCTGAAGCCGCTCAAGGAGCGGAAAGTTCATGCGGATGTGGTTATCGCCCGGCTGCGTGCGAAATTGGCGCACGTGGAGGGGATTAATTTATTTTTACAACCGGTGCAGGACATCCGGGTGGGTGGACGCATGGGCAAGGGACAGTATCAGTATGCCTTGCAAACTGCCGATCTGAAGGAGTTGAACCATTGGGCGACGACGCTGGTGGCCAGGTTGCAAAAGTCCCCGGAGTTGAAGGATGTTACCAGTGATCAGCAGACCAGGGGATTGCAGGCCAATGTGGTGATTGACCGCGATGCGGCCGCGCGGTTGGGGGTGTCACCGGCGTTGATCGACAACACGCTTTATGATGCGTTTGGGCAGCGGCAGGTTTCGACGATTTACCAGAGGTATAACCAGCATCATGTGGTGATGGAGGTGAATCCGGAGTTCCTCGAAGATCCGAAGGCGTTGGAGAAGATATTTGTGAAATCTTCCACCGGCCGGCAGGTGCCATTGGCGAGCGTGGCCAGATTTGAGACCGGCAATACCAGTCTTTCAGTCAATCACCAGGGGCAGTTTCCCGCGATCACATTGAGTTTCAATCTGGCGCCCGGAGTTTCGTTGGGGGAGGCGAAGCCGGTCATTGAGCAAGCGGTGCGCGATATCAGGATGCCGGGTACCGTGACGGGAAGCTTTCAAGGGACGGCGCAGGTTTTTCAATCGTCCCTCGCCACGCTGCCCCTGCTTTTGGCGGCGGCATTGATTGCGGTGTATGTGGTCCTGGGGATGCTTTACGAAAGTTTGATCCATCCGATCACCATCATTTCCACACTGCCTTCAGCCGGTTTAGGTGCGTTGCTCGCGTTGGAGCTAACTGGATTTGATCTGTCGCTGGTTTCGTTCATTGGAGTGATTCTCCTGATGGGAATTGTGAAAAAGAACGGGATCATGATGGTGGATTTTGCGTTGGATGCGGAACGACAGGAAGGGTTGACCCCTGAAGATGCGATTTACAAGGCGTGCGTGATCCGGTTCCGGCCGATCATGATGACCACGATGGCCGCTTTGTTGGGAGTGGTGCCGCTGGCGATTGGAATGGGAGAGGGTTCGGAGTTGCGGCGGCCATTGGGCATCGCGGTTGTGGGCGGGCTGATCCTATCCCAAGTGCTGACACTTTACACGACACCGGTGGTTTACCTGATGTTTGAGCACCTGCGTCGGCGGTTCAAACTGCTCCGTCATCGCGGAGTCGGTGAGGTGGCGGTAGTTCCGGCTGTGTGAAGGACGTTTGACGTTGTCACGGCCAGGACGGGCCGTTATTTGGCAGCTGCGGTTGGTGCTGCAACTTTAAGTTTTTCGGTCGTCAGGGAGTTGAGGAGTTGGCCAAACACGTAGTGTTTCGCCAAATGTTTTTCGTCCAAGGCTGTTTGAGAAATAGTAATAATTCCACCCGGAAAGGGAACGGTGAAGGTCAAGAGAATCACCCTGGCCTTGGCCTGGGTGGTGTAATCGAGGCGAAAGCCAAATCCATCACCAAGGCCGCTGTTGGAATCCAATATTGGCGTAATCTGCGCATCCGGATACCGGGAGCGAAGTTGCTGTTGAATTCTGGCAGCATCCAGCGGGAGGGACATGTCGCGGGAAACAACCTGCATGGCTATGGGAATTCTCCCGTCGTTAAAAGAAATCTCAATGTTTCCCTTCTGAGCCAGAGCTTTGACCGAAGCTCCCGGCCCTGGAGTGAAGCTGAAACAGTTGGTGTCGGCTAGGACCAGAAATCGCTCCGTAAACCCGCCCTCCGGTGAAGGCGTGGTGGTTCTTATCACCTGGAAACGTTCTTCCGTGGCCTCTGCAATGCCGGCAAGTAGAGCAAGCGAGAGGAGTAGGCCGGCAGTTTTGTTTATCATAGCAGCAAAGAAGTTTTCAAGGTGTACCCGCAGTCTGCAGTGTCCAGCCAACGCGTTCCACGTAAAGAATTTGAGGAGTACCGGGGGGGAGTTTGGCGACATCGTAGAAATTTTTGTCAAAAGCCCAGTTGCGGTTGGGCGGGTTATAATAGGGGGTCCCGGTGCCCCACGGAGCAATGGCGGTGCGACTATTGAACATGACGACCATGGAGCCGTTGTACCAGAAATTCTTGCCGGACCAGTTTTCCAGGAAGCGCGGGAAGTTCTCGACGCCACCACTGTAACTTGCACTGGTAGTGGGAACAATGCCGCCCAGGAAGGCGGCATTTACGGTGGTGTCATTGGCGTTTCGGGTGCCGCCGCTGAGGCTGTTGCGGCTATTAGCGTCAGCCCAATTGCCGGAAAGGACCGTAATGGCGTCGCCAATGATGGCTGCCGGGGCGGTGTAGGTGGTATTGTTGCTGTTCTTGGAATCGTGGTTTGCATCTTTCGTGTTGTAGTTCCCCTGAACGTAGATGGGATCCGGGGTGGCCACGGTTAGTCCGGTAGCCGGAAGCTGCTCACCATTTAACAGACGGACGCCAGGTTCGCCAGCGCTGGTGCGAAAGTCAGCGACGTAGACGATGTTCGGAGCGGTTTTGCCGGACAATTTAGCAGTGACTGTGTTGCTGGAAGAGCTGATCCAAGTGCCAAGTTTGGCGACATCCACGTCAACCGAGTGCACAGTGCTGGATTCTCGAGCGTTATAAAAAGAGTTGGTGGTAGTGAGAAAAGTGCTCCACTCATTGGTGGGGATGCGAGTGGTTTGTTCTGAAATCCCACCGGTGACGTAGGCAGTGTCGTTGGAGACCAGAATAATTACGTCAGCCTTGTTGTAGAAGCGATTTGTGCCGATGGCCGAAAGCGGGTCTTCACCAGGAGGTGGAGTTTTGAGCACTTCGAAGACACTATCCGGGGTATTGCTCGTGCCGATGGGGAGGTTGAGCGAACTGGTGCCGCTATCATGCTCTCCTTTGTAGACGACACTTGGGTTAGAGATGCCACGATTGCTTGGGTCGGTTGGCATACTGGTGGCGTATATTTGGCCCGAAGAAGTAACGTCATTGGAAAAAGTGAGGGTACTGCTGGGCTGAGTATAGATGTCGCCGTTGGAATGGACACGACCCGTGACGTTCATGGTCGGGCTCGGATTTATTTCCAAATCCATGGTATAGAAAATAGCAAACTGAAAGAGGGGGATGGCTTCGACCGCGATATCCTGCCGGACGCCAGCCACGATGCCGTAACGACTATTATTATAACTGGCATTGGAGGTGATGCGGTAAGTGGATTTGTATCCGTTCAATCCACTGTATTGCCCGTCAAGCGTGGCGACGGCGGGAGTCGAAAGCCGGTCGACGTAGGTTCCGGCACTGCCGGTCAACGGATTGACAAAGGAATAGCTGCCCCAGTAGGAGTCATCGGAGGTGGTTGGAATTACATTTCCGTATGACCCGAGATTTTTGTACACAACTCCATCGCCAAAATGAATGTAGTCGCGTTCGAGCTGGACTAGAACTTTTTCAGTGGCAGCCTCGGCCGCAGCCGCGGTGGTAAAGTACTCGTTGTTGCGATCCGTGAGACGCGTGCTCTCCGAGGTCCAGCTCATGGTGCCGGCGAGGAGCAAAACGCTCAGGCCAAGAAAGACCATGACCAGAAGCAGGGCATAACCGCCCTGCTGGTTGCGGGGACGAAGGTTTGTTTTCATAAGCTCAATAGAGTCGGCGACGGGTTATGCGGGTATGGAGTTGGTAGGAATCGTAATAGTTGGTGGGGCCGATATTCACGAGGGGATACTCGAGCTGACTGAACTGGAGGGTCATCCCGATGACTTGATTGTTTGAACTATTGCTGTGCACGTTGCCCCAGCTATCTTCGGCGGTAAAGATGGGAACCGTATTGGTGATAACGGCATGGGCCAGGACAAGGGTGTAATTGCCATTGTTGGTGTAACTGGTGCGGAGCAGTTTGGTGTAATTGGAGGCGTTGGCGGAGTCCTGGTAAAAATACCTGATCCAGATGCTGGTGTCGTTGGTGGGATAAACTTGAATGGCATTGCCCAACTGAAGTGAGTTGGTTCCGACCTCGGTAAAATTGGTTATGTCGCCTTGCCCAATCTTGATCCAAGTGGCAGAGCGGATTTCGCCAATGAGGTGATTCAGGGCATTACGGGCATCATCGCTGGCGCCAAGCTTCACCCGGGTGATCTGCTGCAGCCGCAAACCGAATATGTAGCAATAGATCAGGCCGCCCATTAGCAGCATGAAAACCGCGGCCGTGACCATCATTTCCGCCAGGGTAAATGCGCGACAGCCTTGGCGGCAACCGGTGCGGGTGTGTTTGGGATGAAAGGTTAATTTCATTGGTTGGGAGCCCTGAAAGTGGCTACGGTGTTTTTGAAAACATTGGTGCCCGATGGCCTGACAAATGGCCAGGTGCAATCCACGCGGATCATTTTGATGGGATAGGCGCTGTTGTTGGTCAGAGTGGTGATGGTCCACGTGTTGGTGGCGTAGGTTTTGTTGCCGCCTGCAACCGGGACATCGAGAATATTGGTGCCTACCGAGGGGAAATTGGACTGAACGCATTGGTCATCACCCTTAACCGACAAGGGATCCCATTTGGCGGCACGAGCCTGTTCCAAGCCCTGGAGAGCGAGATTTTGAGCCGCGAGACTATAAGCAGACCATTCGGCACGCTGAGCGGTTTGGGTGAAGCCAATGATGATACCGGCGAAGAGCAGGGTCATGATGGCGAGGGCGACGACCACTTCCACCAGCGTGAAGCCTGCCGCGGAATTTCTGGAAGATTTTTTGGCTGGGACAAACATGAGCTTTGAGCTGGTTAATAGTTATGCTGAACGGGCGCAAGCGGATTGGTTTCAGCTTAAAATCGAATTCAATTCTCGTGCTCATCAGCACCGACCGTGCCATTTCCTTCTCAGACCTGATAACGAGACAAAACGAGCTCTATCAGTGGTGAGAGAGAGTTGGTGATGTCTTAAAAGAAGGCAAGGCGTACCCTTTGAATACAGATTATTTTTGGAGTGAAATCAAATGGAACGCTTTTGCCTAAAAATTAGGCTTTCTAATGGGTTGCGCAATGCATGCGGGTGCTGACAGCGTTTTTGGAGGATGGAAATGAGACGCAAAGGAGGCTGAAAGGAGAGTGAAAAAGCGCGGCGAAGAAAATTTTTTGAATGGTCTGAACCTTGCTTGATCTTCAAGTTGAGAAAACAAATTTTGAAGGCAGGGTGGTTGGTTCTGGCGAGGTCACTATTCCAGCGGCTGCAGGATCATCAACATCCGCCCGCGGGTTGGAATCGTCTCCGTCCAAACAAATTATTTAAGCGACGATACGGCGGGCTTGTCGGTGGCGAGATTGCCGATGGCGCGCAGCAGGGCGTATTGGGCTTTGTTGAATTCGGCGACGATGTTGGCGAAATCGTTGCGCGCGCGGGTGAGGTCCTGCTGGGTTTGGATGTCCTCCAATACTGCGCCGACAGCAAACTCCTGTCGTTGTTCGGCGAGTTTTTCGGCTTCGGCGGCAAGTTCCAGATTGTGTTTGACGGTGGTGAGTTGTTCGGAGAGGGAACGAAAGCGGGTGATGCTTTCAACCACTTCACGGGTGATTTGGTCGTGGAGCTTCGCTTCACCCAGGCGGGCGTCTTCCAAACGTGATTGGTAGAGGCGGGTGCGGCTGAAATCGAAAAGTCCACCCGGGCCGATGCGCCAGCTGAGGTAAGCAATATAATCTTCTGATTGACCGAACGGATGAGGTTGGTTATCGATGCCGCCACCCAAACCACCAATAAAAGCCTGACCGCCAAGAGAAGGAATCAGCGGGCCGACAGTAGTGCCATCGTGGGCCGATCTGGCTGCAGCGACCAAGGAATGACTGGCCTGGAGTTCCGGGCGATGGACCAGCGCTTGTTCCACCAGCGGACTCAGAGCAGCATTCGAAGCGACGAGTGAGAGAGGGACAAGCTCAGTTTCCTTCGCGACAAGTTCCACCGCGGGATCGAGGCGCAATACTTCAGCAAGGCGGGCGCCAGCGACGCGTTGTTGCTCGAGGGCCTGGCGCAAGGAGAGAGCGGTCTGGCCGGTTTGGACCTGGGCGCGCAACTGATCGCCTTTATAAGCGATGCCGGCGCTCACGGCGCTGATGAGTTGTTGCTCCAGATTTTGGGAGATGCGCAGAGCTTCATTATCGACGGCGATCTGGGCTTGAGCTTTGGCCAGGTCGTAGTAGCCCTGAATGGCGGAAAGCAGAGTGATCTGGCGTTGAGCTTCGAGGGCGTGGTCGGCGGCATTGAGTGTTTGGCGGGCCGCGAGGGATTTATAAAGGGCATCGCCGAGATCCACCTGCGCATTCACGGTGATACCAGGGGCATAGGATTCCTTATGGACTTCGATGATGTTGCCGGCGACATCCTGAATGAAGTTGTCATGACGTCGGAAGGAGACGCCGGGCGAGAGCCAGGGCAGGAACTGCATGACGGCACCGTTGTATGAAGCCCGGGCCTGCGTCAGTTTTTCCCGGGCAATTTGCACATCCAAATTCTGGGCGCTGGCCAGGCGCAGGACCGTGGGAAGATCGACAGTGTAGGTCTCGTTCGAGCTGGTCAGATTAGTCTGTGCTGCTGCTGTGGATACGAGCAGGGAGCAGGCGCAGGCAAAAGTGAGTTGGTTGAGAGTCCTCATTTTCCCTCCGTCACAGTGACTGGCTGTCCGGAACTTAAGGTTTGTTTGCCGACGAGGATCAGCGGTTCTTCCGGGGTGACACCCTCGAGAATTTCGACATTGGCGCCATCAGTAAAGCCGGTTTTAACGGGAACCTTTTGAGCTTTGCCGCCATTCAACTTGAAAACCGAGGTGCCGGTTTTTTCAGTTACGAGAGCGTCAAGGGGAATCAGAAGAGCATTGGCATGGGTTTCCACGCCGAGCTTTACATTGGCATACATGCCGGGGAGAAGTTTGTGGTCGGCATTGGGCAGGTCGATTTCGACGAGCATGGTTTTGGTGGCGTCGTCGAGCGAGTGTGAAAAGCGAGTCACGGTGCCGGTGAAGTTCGTGCCGGGTAATTCATCGATGTAAATTTTAACCGGGAGATCGTTGCGAATAAATGGGGTTTCGGGTTCCGGCACGGCCACCTGCACGCGGACTTTGGAGAAATCGGCCAGGGTAACGATGGGGGAAGATTGCGCGGCGTTGCCGGAAGTGGCGGCGGCGATGAAAGCGCCGGGATCGACCGAGCGTTTGGTGATCGTGCCGGAAAAAGGAGCGATGATCTTGCAGAACTGCAGCAGGGTTTCGGCATGCTCAAGACTGGCTTTGGCGACGAGCGATTTGGCGCGGGCAGTATCAATCGATTGGGCGACGACGAGCGAGGGGGCTTTCTGCTGAGCCTCGAGGATGCGTTTGTAATCGATGTCGGCGACCTCCACTTCGGCCTTGGATTTGGCGAGATCGGCGAGGAGTTCGGGCACTTCAATTTCAGCGAGCAGATCACCTTCCTTAACGGAATCGCCTTTATCCACGTGGATGGTTTTCAAGTAGCCGGTGACCTTGGCGTGCAGAGCGGCCTGCTGATCCGGGATGACATTTCCGGGCAGGGAAACCGAGCGTGTGATGTCGCCGCGTTTGGGCTGGACGAGTTTGACGGCAACGGGCGGGGTCTCCTTCGACGGTGCTTTGGACTCAGGTGGATTGCAGCCGGCAATCACTCCGAGACTGGCGAGGAGCAAGGAACTAAAAAAATGCTTGGATTTCATGGGCAAGCTTTAGGTGGTAGTGCGAGGCGGAACAAAGTGAACACTGTCCGGATCGTCCGGGCTGAGCGAAGCGCTGCGGGTGACGCTGCGCTTTTGGATGAGGGCAAAGATGGAGGGCAGAATGAAGAGAGTGGCGAATGTGGCGGCGATGAGACCGCCAACGACAGCGCGACCGAGAGGGGCGGATTGTTGAGCCCCTTCGCCAAAGCCAATGGCCATCGGAAGCATGCCTGCGATCATGGCAAAGCTGGTCATGAGAATCGGACGCAAACGGCTGCGAACACCTTCGACGGCGGCATCATCCGAAGCAGCGCCGGCGAGGCGGTTGCGTTCGGCAAACGTGACGAGCAGGATTGCGTTCGCCACCGCGACACCAACGGCCATGATGGCTCCCATAAAGGATTGAATGTTGAGCGTGGTGTGCGTGAGCCAAAGAGCGATGGTGACTCCGGCGATCACAGCGGGGACAGTGGAAATGACTGCGAGGGAAAGTTTCAGTGATTGAAAATTGGCATCCAGCAGGAGGAAGATGACAGCCACGGCGAGCAGGAGGCCGGTGCGAAGACCTTCGAGCATTTGCTGCAGTGGGACGATCTGGCCGCGCACGTTGATGTTGACCTTGGGCGGAGGATTGCCAGCGTCTTTGATGGCCCGGGTTATTTGTTTGGAAATAGCGCCGAGGTCACCACCCGCCAGATTGGCGGTGAGCGTAACGGTGCGTTGCATGTTGTAGCGGTCATACTGCCCGGGGGTGTAACTGTTCGTCACGCTGGCCACGTTGCGAAGCAGAACGGATTTTCCATCCCTGCTTAGAACAGGAACATTTTTGATTTCCTCCAGCGAGCTGATTTTGGTTTGCGGAATTTGCACTTGAAGCTGGTAGCTGACGCCGCTGTTGGGATCGGCCCAATAGTTGGGGACGGTAAAGCGGCTGGAGGAGGTGGCTTCCACGAGGGAGCGGGTGGCATCGGCAGTTTTGACGCCGAGTTGACCGGCCCGTTCGCGGTTGAGGGCGACATCAACGGTGGGATAGTCGAGCGACTGGCCGAATTGGATATCGCGCAGGGCGGGGATTTTCAGGAGTTGGTCACGAATTTTTTGAGCGTGTTCATAACTGGCGGTGAG
This genomic stretch from Pedosphaera parvula Ellin514 harbors:
- a CDS encoding efflux RND transporter permease subunit, with translation VYRVSEWGFNWLLGRYEAGLKWVLRHQGFMLVVAALTMVATVWLYMKIPKGFFPQQDTGVMMGVTEASQDISFEAMAKLQNQVAAIVMADPAVATLGSFMGSSQGNSTMNNGRMFITLKPLKERKVHADVVIARLRAKLAHVEGINLFLQPVQDIRVGGRMGKGQYQYALQTADLKELNHWATTLVARLQKSPELKDVTSDQQTRGLQANVVIDRDAAARLGVSPALIDNTLYDAFGQRQVSTIYQRYNQHHVVMEVNPEFLEDPKALEKIFVKSSTGRQVPLASVARFETGNTSLSVNHQGQFPAITLSFNLAPGVSLGEAKPVIEQAVRDIRMPGTVTGSFQGTAQVFQSSLATLPLLLAAALIAVYVVLGMLYESLIHPITIISTLPSAGLGALLALELTGFDLSLVSFIGVILLMGIVKKNGIMMVDFALDAERQEGLTPEDAIYKACVIRFRPIMMTTMAALLGVVPLAIGMGEGSELRRPLGIAVVGGLILSQVLTLYTTPVVYLMFEHLRRRFKLLRHRGVGEVAVVPAV
- a CDS encoding PilW family protein produces the protein MKLTFHPKHTRTGCRQGCRAFTLAEMMVTAAVFMLLMGGLIYCYIFGLRLQQITRVKLGASDDARNALNHLIGEIRSATWIKIGQGDITNFTEVGTNSLQLGNAIQVYPTNDTSIWIRYFYQDSANASNYTKLLRTSYTNNGNYTLVLAHAVITNTVPIFTAEDSWGNVHSNSSNNQVIGMTLQFSQLEYPLVNIGPTNYYDSYQLHTRITRRRLY
- a CDS encoding PulJ/GspJ family protein; its protein translation is MFVPAKKSSRNSAAGFTLVEVVVALAIMTLLFAGIIIGFTQTAQRAEWSAYSLAAQNLALQGLEQARAAKWDPLSVKGDDQCVQSNFPSVGTNILDVPVAGGNKTYATNTWTITTLTNNSAYPIKMIRVDCTWPFVRPSGTNVFKNTVATFRAPNQ
- a CDS encoding TolC family protein, producing MRTLNQLTFACACSLLVSTAAAQTNLTSSNETYTVDLPTVLRLASAQNLDVQIAREKLTQARASYNGAVMQFLPWLSPGVSFRRHDNFIQDVAGNIIEVHKESYAPGITVNAQVDLGDALYKSLAARQTLNAADHALEAQRQITLLSAIQGYYDLAKAQAQIAVDNEALRISQNLEQQLISAVSAGIAYKGDQLRAQVQTGQTALSLRQALEQQRVAGARLAEVLRLDPAVELVAKETELVPLSLVASNAALSPLVEQALVHRPELQASHSLVAAARSAHDGTTVGPLIPSLGGQAFIGGLGGGIDNQPHPFGQSEDYIAYLSWRIGPGGLFDFSRTRLYQSRLEDARLGEAKLHDQITREVVESITRFRSLSEQLTTVKHNLELAAEAEKLAEQRQEFAVGAVLEDIQTQQDLTRARNDFANIVAEFNKAQYALLRAIGNLATDKPAVSSLK
- a CDS encoding efflux RND transporter periplasmic adaptor subunit — encoded protein: MKSKHFFSSLLLASLGVIAGCNPPESKAPSKETPPVAVKLVQPKRGDITRSVSLPGNVIPDQQAALHAKVTGYLKTIHVDKGDSVKEGDLLAEIEVPELLADLAKSKAEVEVADIDYKRILEAQQKAPSLVVAQSIDTARAKSLVAKASLEHAETLLQFCKIIAPFSGTITKRSVDPGAFIAAATSGNAAQSSPIVTLADFSKVRVQVAVPEPETPFIRNDLPVKIYIDELPGTNFTGTVTRFSHSLDDATKTMLVEIDLPNADHKLLPGMYANVKLGVETHANALLIPLDALVTEKTGTSVFKLNGGKAQKVPVKTGFTDGANVEILEGVTPEEPLILVGKQTLSSGQPVTVTEGK